One part of the Glycine soja cultivar W05 chromosome 11, ASM419377v2, whole genome shotgun sequence genome encodes these proteins:
- the LOC114376324 gene encoding caffeic acid 3-O-methyltransferase-like isoform X2 has product MEKEESTEQRKQARLAIMELANMISVPMALNAVVRLNVADAIWQGGANNPLSAAEILPRLLPAGGGDAENLQRLLRMLASYGVFYEHLSAGERKYSLTDVGKTLVTDEQGLSYAHYVLQHHQDALMRAWPMVHEAVVDPTKEPFERANGEPAYGYYLKHPEMNDLMVRAMSGVSVPFIRAMLEGYDGFQGVEKLVDVGGSGGDCLRMILEKHPTIKEGINFDLPEVVAKAPQIPFVTHVGGDMFKFIPQGDAIFMKILAIHGLERIKVVLIVVGRSIYDILADSRSWRFTDWKESKLY; this is encoded by the exons ATGGAGAAAGAGGAGAGCACGGAACAGCGAAAGCAAGCGAGGCTTGCCATTATGGAGCTCGCCAACATGATAAGCGTTCCCATGGCGCTAAACGCCGTCGTTCGCCTCAACGTCGCCGACGCCATCTGGCAAGGCGGCGCCAACAACCCCCTCTCCGCCGCTGAGATCCTCCCCCGCCTCCTTCCCGCCGGCGGCGGCGACGCCGAGAACCTCCAGCGGCTCCTCCGGATGCTGGCCAGTTACGGCGTCTTCTACGAGCACCTCTCCGCCGGCGAGCGGAAGTACTCCCTCACCGACGTCGGCAAAACGCTTGTCACCGATGAACAAGGCCTGTCGTACGCGCATTACGTGCTCCAACACCACCAG GATGCGTTGATGAGAGCGTGGCCAATGGTGCACGAGGCAGTAGTGGACCCTACAAAGGAGCCCTTCGAGAGGGCAAATGGGGAGCCAGCATATGGATACTATCTGAAGCACCCAGAGATGAATGACCTAATGGTGAGGGCCATGTCAGGGGTGTCAGTGCCCTTCATTAGGGCCATGTTGGAGGGCTATGATGGCTTTCAAGGTGTGGAGAAGCTTGTGGATGTGGGTGGTAGTGGCGGTGATTGCCTTCGTATGATCTTGGAAAAACACCCCACCATCAAAGAAGGGATCAACTTTGACCTACCTGAAGTTGTGGCCAAAGCCCCACAAATCCCAT TTGTAACCCATGTGGGTGGTGACATGTTCAAGTTTATTCCCCAAGGAGATGCTATCTTCATGAAG ATCTTGGCGATTCACGGACTGGAAAGAATCAAAGTTGTACTAATAGTAGTTGGACGAtctatatatgatattttggCTGATAGTAGATCTTGGCGATTCACGGACTGGAAAGAATCAAAGTTGTACTAA
- the LOC114376324 gene encoding caffeic acid 3-O-methyltransferase-like isoform X3 produces the protein MEKEESTEQRKQARLAIMELANMISVPMALNAVVRLNVADAIWQGGANNPLSAAEILPRLLPAGGGDAENLQRLLRMLASYGVFYEHLSAGERKYSLTDVGKTLVTDEQGLSYAHYVLQHHQDALMRAWPMVHEAVVDPTKEPFERANGEPAYGYYLKHPEMNDLMVRAMSGVSVPFIRAMLEGYDGFQGVEKLVDVGGSGGDCLRMILEKHPTIKEGINFDLPEVVAKAPQIPFVTHVGGDMFKFIPQGDAIFMK, from the exons ATGGAGAAAGAGGAGAGCACGGAACAGCGAAAGCAAGCGAGGCTTGCCATTATGGAGCTCGCCAACATGATAAGCGTTCCCATGGCGCTAAACGCCGTCGTTCGCCTCAACGTCGCCGACGCCATCTGGCAAGGCGGCGCCAACAACCCCCTCTCCGCCGCTGAGATCCTCCCCCGCCTCCTTCCCGCCGGCGGCGGCGACGCCGAGAACCTCCAGCGGCTCCTCCGGATGCTGGCCAGTTACGGCGTCTTCTACGAGCACCTCTCCGCCGGCGAGCGGAAGTACTCCCTCACCGACGTCGGCAAAACGCTTGTCACCGATGAACAAGGCCTGTCGTACGCGCATTACGTGCTCCAACACCACCAG GATGCGTTGATGAGAGCGTGGCCAATGGTGCACGAGGCAGTAGTGGACCCTACAAAGGAGCCCTTCGAGAGGGCAAATGGGGAGCCAGCATATGGATACTATCTGAAGCACCCAGAGATGAATGACCTAATGGTGAGGGCCATGTCAGGGGTGTCAGTGCCCTTCATTAGGGCCATGTTGGAGGGCTATGATGGCTTTCAAGGTGTGGAGAAGCTTGTGGATGTGGGTGGTAGTGGCGGTGATTGCCTTCGTATGATCTTGGAAAAACACCCCACCATCAAAGAAGGGATCAACTTTGACCTACCTGAAGTTGTGGCCAAAGCCCCACAAATCCCAT TTGTAACCCATGTGGGTGGTGACATGTTCAAGTTTATTCCCCAAGGAGATGCTATCTTCATGAAG TAG